From Primulina tabacum isolate GXHZ01 chromosome 2, ASM2559414v2, whole genome shotgun sequence, one genomic window encodes:
- the LOC142538073 gene encoding uncharacterized protein LOC142538073, protein MLNGSNFKSWQENLLIVLGVMDLDLAIRVDSPSAVTDKSTSDGKKEFERWERLNRMCMMIMKRAIPETFRGTMSSDIATAKAFLQDLEKRFAKSEKSEIGTLLASLVSMRYRGKGNIREYIMEMSHLASRLKALKLDLSEDLLMHLVLISLPPQFNQFKVSYNCQKETWSLNELISHCVQEEERLKQDKTESAHYTSTSKDKRKKRQYKEAADTQPPKKQQKNPSDSQSSGCFFCGSDGHMKKQCSNYHAWRAKKGLPGLSKTK, encoded by the exons ATGTTAAATGGctctaattttaaatcatggcaagagaatttattgatagtTCTCGGAGTCATGGATTTGGACCTTGCGATAAGGGTTGACTCTCCTTCTGCCGTTACGGATAAGAGTACCTCTGATGGAAAGAAGGAGTTTGAAAGGTGGGAGAGATTGAATCGCATGTgtatgatgatcatgaagaggGCCATTCCAGAAACATTCAGGGGCACAATGTCTAGCGACATTGCTACGGCTAAGGCTTTCCTTCAAGACCTCGAAAAGAGGTTTGCTAAAAGTGAAAAGTCTGAAATTGGTACACTTTTGGCAAGCCTCGTTTCAATGAGGTACAGAGGTAAGGGCAATATCAGGGAGTACATTATGGAAATGTCTCATCTTGCTTCAAGGTTGAAAGCACTGAAGCTTGACCTCTCTGAGGACTTGCTGATGCATTTGGTTTTGATATCTCTTCCTCCTCAGTTTAACCAGTTCAAGGTGAGCTATAACTGTCAGAAAGAGACTTGGTCTCTGAATGAGCTCATCTCGCACTGTGTCCAGGAAGAGGAAAGGTTGAAGCAAGACAAGACAGAAAGTGCTCATTATACATCTACCTCGAAGGATAAAAGAAAGAAACGACAGTATAAGGAAGCTGCGGATACACAGCCTCCgaagaaacaacagaagaaTCCTAGTGATTCTCAAAGTTCTGGTTGTTTTTTCTGTGGCAGTGATGGGCATATGAAGAAGCAGTGCAGTAATTATCACGCTTGGCGTGCTAAGAAAG GGTTGCCTGGATTGTCGAAAACCAAGTGA